Within the Mucilaginibacter sp. CSA2-8R genome, the region TAGTTCGGCCATCATATTTTCGCGCAAGTACAACTTGTACTGGATGGATAAGGCCAATTATAAAAAGGCTTTAAAAAATGAGGATGACAGCACTGTGGTTGAACATCAATTGACTAAAGATGGTGTTGAAAATTACGAGTACGGCAGCAGCTTTGGTAACGAAACCAACGTAGAACGCGAAAAAAATCGTAACAAGCGTAAAGGCGCACAGGTGTTGTGGTCGCCTGATGCTAAACATTTTGTGCTTACCCGCACCGATCAGCGTAAGGTAAAAGATATGTGGGTAATTAATAGTATTGCCCTGCCCCGGCCAACGCTCGAAACTTACAAGTACCAATTGCCTGGCGAAAAAGAAGCACCAGCTCGCGAGATGTTGCTGTTCGACTTTGCTGCAAAAACATCTAAAAAACTAAACGTATCGTTATTTAAAGATCAGGAATTATCTACCTGGCCTGCGCCCATGCTGCAAAAAAACCGCGATGATGAGTTCAGGCCGTCCATATGGTTGGGGAACAACAACAAGTTCTATTTCTACCGCACCGGTCGTGACCTTAAGCGTATCGATGTTTGTTACGTTGACATTAACACAGGGGCAGTTAAGGCCTTGATTGAAGAGCGGATGAACACCTACGTCGAAATTAACCGCCCGGCACTGGTTAATGATGGTAAGGAAATTATAGAATGGTCTGAACGCGACGGTTGGGCCCACTTTTATTTGTATGATGAGAATGGCAAGCTCAAAAATCAAATTACCTCAGGTTCATTTCACTGTGAGGAGATTGTAAATGTAGATGCCAAAAACCGCATACTATACTTTACCGCATCGGGCCGCGAAGAACAGGATCCTTATTACATGCATTTGTACCGCATAAATTTCGACGGTTCGCACCTGGAATTACTTAATCCAGGCAACTTGGATAACACCGTAAGCATGAGCGACGACAGCCATTACTTTGTTAATACCGCGTCGCGCGTAAATACTGCACCTAAATCGGTGATGTATGATAATGCCGGCCATAAACTGCTTGATCTTGAAACCACCGATTTGTCGGGACTGATGGCATCGGGCTATAAGTTTCCGGAACCATTTAAGGTAAAGGCGGACGATGGTGTAACTGATTTATATGGCGTAATGTATAAACCGTTTGATTTTGACGCAACCAAAAAGTATCCGGTTATTGAATATGTTTATCCTGGTCCGCAAACCGAAGCCGTAAACAAGGCCTTTACAGCAAGTATGAACAATGTTGACCGCCTGGCGCAGTTAGGTTTTATAGTAGTAACGGTAGGCAACCGTGGAGGTAACCCCGGCCGAAGCAAGTGGTACCACACCTTTGGTTATGGTAACCTTCGGGATTATGGCTTGGCCGACAAGAAAGCAACGGTTGAGCAGTTAGCCGACCGCTATCCGTTTATTGATGTTACCCGAGTGGGCATCACCGGGCACTCAGGTGGTGGCTTTATGTCAACAGCGGCCATATTGGTATACCCCGACTTTTATAAAGTGGCAGTATCCGAATCGGGCAATCACGATAATAGTATCTACAACCGCTGGTGGAGCGAAAAACATCATGGCGTAAAGGAAATTATCACACCTAAGGGTGATACAACTTTCCAATACTCAATAGATAAAAACCAGGATTTGGCCAAGAATTTAAAAGGCCGCCTCATGCTATCTACCGGAGATATAGATAATAACGTAAGTCCGTCTAATACCATCAGGGTAGTTAACGCCTTAATTAAGGCTAACAAGCGTTTTGATTATGTTTTATTACCCGGACAGCGACATGCCTATGGCGACATGACCGAATACTTTTTTTGGCAAAAAGGCGATTACTTTGTGAAGTACTTGTTGGGCGATTTTTCGCAGCCTGTAGACATTGTTGAGATTGAACGCGATCAGGAGCAAAACAACAAACGCCCGGCGACAGGCGCAGGCGAAATAGCAGGTCAGTAAGTCAAACTGACGGCAGACGATGCGAAAGCGTTGTGAAAAATATCTTTTTAGATATTAGACGGTTAATTATCTATCAGGGCATTTTTTACAACGCTTTCCTTTTTTGTATTTCTTACAACAGCTTTTATATACACAATCTAACCTGAAAATGAATTCTTTCATCAGCATTTGCTGATTTGCGTTATCTTCGGCTTGTAAGCTCAACCTCTCTTTGTCCATAGCTACTTTGTGGTGACAAATATAGTTTGTAATTATTCTAAATAAAAATAATTAACCTTTATTTATGAAGAAACTGTTTTTAGCAGCGCTGTTGATGATCACCGGTTATGGCATTTGCGATGCCCAGGTAGTACTTAAACATACGGACAATCACATATTTTATATGGGCAGGGTAGATGTGCAACCTGATAAGGCGATGTTATCCTGGTCGGGCAGCAGTGTTAAAATAAACTTTAAAGGCAGCAGCGTAAAGGCTTTACTGCAAGACCAGGCTGGATTCAATTTTTATAACGTGCTGGTTGACGGCAAACTGGTAAAGAAGATTGCGTTAGATAAAACCAAACATTACTACCCGCTGGTAAGCGATTTACCCGAAGGCAAACACACTCTTGAACTGTTTAAACTAACTGAATGGGTGATGGGTAAAACCTGGTTTTATGAGTTTGATATAGACGGCAATGCCGAAGTATTGCCGGCGCCCGTTGCAAAAAAAAGAAAGATTGAATTTTTTGGCAATTCCATAACCTGCGGCTACGCCGTGCTCGACACAACGGGGCAGGACAGAGGCTCGGCTTTGTTTGAAGATAATTACAAAGCTTACGGCGCTATCACGGCCCGGCATTTTGATGCTGATTACCATTGCATTGCACGTAGCGGCATTGGATTGATGATTAGTTGGTTCCCACTGATTATGCCTGAGCTGTATGACCGCCTGGACCCATTTGATGCACAAAAGAAATGGAACTTTAACAATTACACACCTGATGTAGTTGTCATCAACCTTTTCCAGAACGATGCGGCTTTGGTAACGCAACCGCAACTACCCGAGTTTAAAGTACGTTTTGGCGACAAGGCACCTACTGGGACCGAGATTGTAAAGGCATACCAAAAATTTGTGGGTTCTCTCCGTGCAGTTTACCCCAATGCCCATATCATCTGCGCCTTAGGCAGTATGGATGCCAGTCGCGAAAACTCGCCCTGGACAGGTTATATCCGGCAAGCGGTAGCCGGCCTGCACGATAAAAAGATAAACAGCCTGATCTTCCGCTACAAAAACACACCAGGCCACCCCAGCGCTAAAGAGCAGCAAGTTATGGCTAACCAGTTGATAACCTTTATTGAAAAGAATGTGAAGTGGTAAGGAATATAGAAATATAAGGGGTGATGAAAAGCAGCAATTGTAGATTTGTTATGATGGCAACCTTATATTTATTTTTTGCGAGCATATCTTTAACAACCAAGCCATGCAACAGCGGGTTCCCGCCAGCTGCAAATGCAAAGATTAGACAGAAAAAGTCCAATCATAAGGATATCTCTGTTTTTACCGTTATTCGTTCTGCCGAGGTAAAACCGTTAAGTTTCAATGTTGACAACACCTTGTTAATTGCATCGAAAGGAGTAAAATTAACTGCAAAAGAAGATTCTGAAGAAACTTATACTTTGTTAGTTAGTATAAAAGGCAAGCTTATACTAACTAAAAAAAATATCAGGGGTATCAGCAAAGTTTTTTATGATAATGACGCATTACTTTTTTCGATATTTACTTACGTAGATGAAGATGGAAACAATGAAGGAAATGGATATTTTATTAACCTGAAAAACCAATCTGTCAAAATCTTCAATAAGAAGTTGAAAAACACATGCAATCCTTTAGTACTAAATGAATCAATTTACCTTGTTGATGGACTGAATATCGTCAAGACTGATTTAAATTTCAAAGTTCGGAATAACTTAAAGGTTGAATATCGTACCCACTCTGGTGCTGAACGTTATGGGTATTTAGACACATATTTGATAAACAGGCTTTCAAAGCACAGTGATGGTAAGCTGATAATTGACTTTTCACCCAACAAAGCATCAGCAAAAATCAAGTCCTATGGTGGCACTGTAAATAAAGCGTCAACAGTTATTCTATTAAATTAGAAATTTTTTTCGAAATCGATTTAACTATACTGGGAATGAGCTATGGTTTAACTGTAAACATCGATACAAGTCAAATCAGTAAATAACTGCTATTTAATCTTTCCTGCAATACGATATCGATTAACGCCTATTAATTTAACTTTTTGCTCCTTATCTATCAAGTAAAGCGAGTCTGGATAATATACCAGGTGCTCCTTAGTTTGATAGAGCAGATTTTTGGTAAAATTATCAACAACAATTTTTTTGACCGCTTCCCCATTTTTGCTAATCACCATGCGACGAGTAACTAATTCGGGGTACAAAGCGGTATAAATAACCGAATCACCCTGCTGCAAAATTTGGTAGCTGTCGCGCCAGGCGGGCTTGTTAATATCGGATGCGCTGAATAACGCCAGTTCTTCTCCCCAGTTTTTTATAGTCACACGCAGTGTTTGGGACTTTTCGCTATTGTGCTGTACGGCTTTGAGTACCAACGGCGCCAGTTTATTTAAACGCGCAGAGTCAGCATTGATGAACTGCTTTAAATCAAAATAGCGTTTTCCGGCCTCGGTTACATGAACATCCGGTTTGCACGAAAGCAAACCGGATGCAAATACGGCAGAGATAAACAGTGTTTTAAAATGAT harbors:
- a CDS encoding DPP IV N-terminal domain-containing protein translates to MKKLYSLAAASLVCAQLYAQTPSVKGNYQLAARFSPQKIRKMVFSTSVDPHWLKGSDRFWYMYETSNGKKWYLVDPSARSKKVLFDNAKLAAAITLTVKDPFDAQHLPIENLKFTKDEKAIQFELKSTVEQLKKERKDKKAADSLEKKTFYFQYNLQTEQLVELKNYEKVKPKPMWASIAPDSSAIIFSRKYNLYWMDKANYKKALKNEDDSTVVEHQLTKDGVENYEYGSSFGNETNVEREKNRNKRKGAQVLWSPDAKHFVLTRTDQRKVKDMWVINSIALPRPTLETYKYQLPGEKEAPAREMLLFDFAAKTSKKLNVSLFKDQELSTWPAPMLQKNRDDEFRPSIWLGNNNKFYFYRTGRDLKRIDVCYVDINTGAVKALIEERMNTYVEINRPALVNDGKEIIEWSERDGWAHFYLYDENGKLKNQITSGSFHCEEIVNVDAKNRILYFTASGREEQDPYYMHLYRINFDGSHLELLNPGNLDNTVSMSDDSHYFVNTASRVNTAPKSVMYDNAGHKLLDLETTDLSGLMASGYKFPEPFKVKADDGVTDLYGVMYKPFDFDATKKYPVIEYVYPGPQTEAVNKAFTASMNNVDRLAQLGFIVVTVGNRGGNPGRSKWYHTFGYGNLRDYGLADKKATVEQLADRYPFIDVTRVGITGHSGGGFMSTAAILVYPDFYKVAVSESGNHDNSIYNRWWSEKHHGVKEIITPKGDTTFQYSIDKNQDLAKNLKGRLMLSTGDIDNNVSPSNTIRVVNALIKANKRFDYVLLPGQRHAYGDMTEYFFWQKGDYFVKYLLGDFSQPVDIVEIERDQEQNNKRPATGAGEIAGQ
- a CDS encoding SGNH/GDSL hydrolase family protein produces the protein MKKLFLAALLMITGYGICDAQVVLKHTDNHIFYMGRVDVQPDKAMLSWSGSSVKINFKGSSVKALLQDQAGFNFYNVLVDGKLVKKIALDKTKHYYPLVSDLPEGKHTLELFKLTEWVMGKTWFYEFDIDGNAEVLPAPVAKKRKIEFFGNSITCGYAVLDTTGQDRGSALFEDNYKAYGAITARHFDADYHCIARSGIGLMISWFPLIMPELYDRLDPFDAQKKWNFNNYTPDVVVINLFQNDAALVTQPQLPEFKVRFGDKAPTGTEIVKAYQKFVGSLRAVYPNAHIICALGSMDASRENSPWTGYIRQAVAGLHDKKINSLIFRYKNTPGHPSAKEQQVMANQLITFIEKNVKW